From a single Buteo buteo chromosome 14, bButBut1.hap1.1, whole genome shotgun sequence genomic region:
- the LOC142039600 gene encoding GPN-loop GTPase 1-like isoform X1, which translates to MAAASGLAAATAPAPVCVLVLGMAGSGKTTFVQRLAAHLHEQRCPPYVINLDPAVHDLPFPANIDIRDTVKYKEVMKQYGLGPNGGIVTSLNLFATRFDQVMKFIEKRQNASKYVIIDTPGQIEVFTWSASGTIITEALASSFPSVVVYVMDTSRSTNPITFMSNMLYACSILYKTKLPFIVVMNKTDIIDHSFAVEWMQDFETFQDALNQETSYVSNLTRSMSLVLDEFYSSLKVVGVSAVLGTGLDDFFVQLSKAVDEYEREYRPEYERLRKTLEKAQNKQKREQLEHLWKDMGSVCVQGNTLAGSDDASAMGPSELILTRGTLDEEEERQSDTDDIDHEVTEESHEEPAFRNFMQETRMKYQRSIKPSE; encoded by the exons ATGGCGGCCGCGAGCGGGCTGGCGGCGGCgacggccccggccccggtgtGCGTGCTGGTGCTGGGCATGGCCGGCTCCGGGAAAACCACCTTCGTGCAG CGACTCGCGGCCCACCTGCACGAGCAGCGCTGCCCCCCGTACGTGATCAACCTGGACCCCGCCGTGCACGACCTGCCCTTCCCGGCTAACATCG ATATCAGGGACACTGTGAAGTACAAAGAAGTCATGAAACA ATATGGGCTGGGCCCAAATGGTGGAATAGTGACCTCTCTCAATCTCTTTGCTACAAGATTTGATCAG GTGATGAAGTTTattgaaaaaaggcaaaatgcatCTAA GTATGTTATTATTGACACACCAGGGCAAATTGAGGTATTCACCTGGTCAGCATCAGGAACCATCATAACTGAGGCCTTG gcttcctcttttccttcagttGTTGTTTATGTGATGGACACCTCTCGCAGTACTAACCCTATCACCTTTATGTCCAACATGCTGTATGCCTGCAG tATCCTGTACAAGACAAAGCTACCTTTCATTGTTGTCATGAACAAA aCTGACATAATTGACCACAGTTTTGCAGTAGAATGGATGCAGGACTTTGAGACTTTTCAGGATGCCTTGAATCAAGAGACATCCTATGTCAGTAACCTGACTCGTTCTATGAGTTTAGTGTTGGATGAATTTTACAGTTCACTGAAG GTGGTtggtgtttctgctgtgctcGGCACAGGACtggatgatttttttgttcagctttCTAAAGCTGTAGATGAATATGAGAG AGAATACCGTCCAGAATATGAGCGCCTGAGAAAAACACTG GAGAAAgctcaaaataaacaaaagagaGAGCAGCTGGAACACTTGTGGAAGGACATGGGCAGCGTTTGTGTGCAGGGCAACACACTCGCAG GGTCTGATGATGCTTCTGCAATGGGTCCCTCCGAGCTGATCCTAACACGAGGAACTCTTGACGAAGAAGAAGAGAGGCAGAGTGATACTGATGACATTGACCATGAAG TTACTGAGGAGAGTCATGAAGAACCGGCTTTCAGAAACTTTATGCAAGAGACGCGGATGAAATACCAGAGAAGCATCAAACCGAGTGAATGA
- the LOC142039600 gene encoding GPN-loop GTPase 1-like isoform X2 — protein sequence MKFIEKRQNASKYVIIDTPGQIEVFTWSASGTIITEALASSFPSVVVYVMDTSRSTNPITFMSNMLYACSILYKTKLPFIVVMNKTDIIDHSFAVEWMQDFETFQDALNQETSYVSNLTRSMSLVLDEFYSSLKVVGVSAVLGTGLDDFFVQLSKAVDEYEREYRPEYERLRKTLEKAQNKQKREQLEHLWKDMGSVCVQGNTLAGSDDASAMGPSELILTRGTLDEEEERQSDTDDIDHEVTEESHEEPAFRNFMQETRMKYQRSIKPSE from the exons ATGAAGTTTattgaaaaaaggcaaaatgcatCTAA GTATGTTATTATTGACACACCAGGGCAAATTGAGGTATTCACCTGGTCAGCATCAGGAACCATCATAACTGAGGCCTTG gcttcctcttttccttcagttGTTGTTTATGTGATGGACACCTCTCGCAGTACTAACCCTATCACCTTTATGTCCAACATGCTGTATGCCTGCAG tATCCTGTACAAGACAAAGCTACCTTTCATTGTTGTCATGAACAAA aCTGACATAATTGACCACAGTTTTGCAGTAGAATGGATGCAGGACTTTGAGACTTTTCAGGATGCCTTGAATCAAGAGACATCCTATGTCAGTAACCTGACTCGTTCTATGAGTTTAGTGTTGGATGAATTTTACAGTTCACTGAAG GTGGTtggtgtttctgctgtgctcGGCACAGGACtggatgatttttttgttcagctttCTAAAGCTGTAGATGAATATGAGAG AGAATACCGTCCAGAATATGAGCGCCTGAGAAAAACACTG GAGAAAgctcaaaataaacaaaagagaGAGCAGCTGGAACACTTGTGGAAGGACATGGGCAGCGTTTGTGTGCAGGGCAACACACTCGCAG GGTCTGATGATGCTTCTGCAATGGGTCCCTCCGAGCTGATCCTAACACGAGGAACTCTTGACGAAGAAGAAGAGAGGCAGAGTGATACTGATGACATTGACCATGAAG TTACTGAGGAGAGTCATGAAGAACCGGCTTTCAGAAACTTTATGCAAGAGACGCGGATGAAATACCAGAGAAGCATCAAACCGAGTGAATGA
- the LOC142039394 gene encoding uncharacterized protein LOC142039394, with product MWRTAKRLELQKRKAGEKEKEDSELARPPGSSKSESCGESWALGALSLLLCVPVPPCLPLAFSWCCDVWGFFLFWFFFLFCFPVPLLFCLFSCPAPSSSPHPHPRLCPAASCCFFLFHLLVLICIRLFPASQFLWPVPLAFFSSLRLYVLLCVPAFLSLFFLLSVSLSIPLSCSLLLFIFVILDLAVPVLLPVHLLLSVTLCAASCPFFIHPPSLCRAPDTSLSKFPTAPCFSRSLSFSRSLSRCHRSCLSLCLASCPVVSRCIPLSRSLLVFVFLSVLRTVPVFDLRPAAVLIFPSLPRSLSLFLSLLLCPCCLFLHLCPDPCPFPPRPALLSLCLAFFRYLFCLSFSARFPLPPFLTVSPCPASCRCFLFSVPQYFFLFSISLSHCPLQLVFFPSDAGLLFVPFVCLLSVLLSRSLCLFNPFISVLQPVANFFSSSVPLSCSPSLSLFPLVLPPVLFSFLAPSLCPAPYPSRALSVSVSFSLPFPTLSVLLSLLWFSCFPGGWARLPAGVLRLGGLGWGAWPCR from the coding sequence atgtggaggacagccaagcgactggagttacagaagaggaaggcaggagagaaggagaaggaagattctgagctggcaaggcctcctggcagctccaagagcgagagctgtggtgagtcctgggccctcggggccctgtcgctcctcttgtgcgtcccggtccctccctgcctccccctcgctttctcatggtgctgtgacgtttggggtttttttttgttttggtttttttttttattttgcttccctgtacctctcctcttctgtctattctcttgtcctgctccctcttcctctccccacccccacccccgtctttgtcctgcagccagttgctgttttttccttttccatctccttgtcctgatctgcatccgcctcttccccgcctcccaatttctctggcctgttcccctggcgttcttttcctctctgcgcctctatgtgctgctctgtgtccctgccttcctatctctcttcttcctactttctgtttctctctctatccctttgtcttgctcactgttgctgtttatttttgtcattctggatctcgctgtccccgtccttcttcctgttcatctcttgcTCTCcgtgaccctttgtgctgcttcctgccccttttttattcaccctccctctctctgcagggctcctgatacctctctttctaaattccccaccgccccatgcttctcacggtctttgtctttctcgcgctctctctctcgttgtcatcgttcttgtctgtcgctctgtcttgcttcctgtcccgtcgtttctcgctgtatccctctgtcccgctccctgctcgtattcgtattcctctctgtcctgaggaccgtcccagtttttgatctccgtcctgccgctgtcctgatttttccttctctgccacgttccctgtccctctttctgtcgcttttgctctgtccctgctgcttatttctccatctctgtccagacccctgtcccttccccccccgccccgccttgctgtccctctgccttgctttctttcgctaccttttctgtctgtctttctctgcccggttccctctcccgccctttctgactgtgtccccctgtccagctagctgtcgctgctttcttttttctgttcctcagtatttttttcttttttccatatctctctcccactgcccattgcagttggtttttttcccctccgatgctggcctgctctttgtcccttttgtctgtctcctctctgtccttctgtcacgctccctgtgtctatttaatcccttcatctctgtcctgcagcccgtcgctaattttttttcctcttccgtccctttgtcctgctccccgtccttgtctctctttcccttggttctgcctcccgtccttttttcctttcttgctccatctctctgtcctgctccctatccctcccgcgctctctctgtttctgtgtccttctccttgcctttccccacgttgtctgtcttgttgtcccttctttggttttcttgttttccgggtggctgggcccggctacccgcgggggtgcttcggctgggaggtttggggtggggggcctggccgtgccggtga